A region of the Dromaius novaehollandiae isolate bDroNov1 chromosome W, bDroNov1.hap1, whole genome shotgun sequence genome:
CACCATGGAAAGCCCTGCCAGACGGACAGACGTCACGTCATATCCCCGAGCCTTTCCTGTCCAGCAGCCTCGGGTCCCTCCAGATGCACATCATGCCCTCGAGCCTCTGGCGTCACAGTAGGCAAATCAGTCCCTTTCAGCTGTACGTGCTAAAAATAGTCAGCAGCATGTGAGACGCTGCTTTTCGgttgacttaaaaaaagaaaaacatcctgCAGGGAATGGGAGGGGGCTTGTTGTCTGTTGTCTAGCAATTTATTTAAGGAAATGCTTGTCGCGCGCCCTGTCTCGGGTGCGAGGCTGTGAgctggcggccggggccgggcgggttTTCGCCCCAGCGCCCGCAGCCTGGCCGTGACGGCCCTGCGCTTGTCGGCGTTGCGGGCGCCCGCGGCTAGTGGCAAGCGCTCCGGGGTGGGAAGCCCGGCGGTTTGCTTCGCCAGGTTGGTTTGCTCTGCTGTTTTGGTGTCAGGTGCTTGCGGGTGAGTCAGGCTCCTTTGGGCAGAAAAGCCTGGGCACAGTTGGGAGATgttgctgccctgccctgcggggAGGAGCCGGCCACCGCACCATGCTAGGCTCCGCGGGGCGGTGGGCAGGGGGGTCTCTGGATGTCTTTGCAAGGCTGATGAGACTGTGTGTTGTGATTTGTTTCCTACTGGGGCTGTGAAAAAATGCAGCCACAGTGGCCCTTGGCACCAGGTTGGTGGGCCTCCTCTGGACTTCTTTACTGGTGCCCCCCGAAGGGACATTCCTCAAACCTCCACTGGTGGCTAACTGGGAAGGGACAGGGACTTgctttgctctgattttttttgcatCTACTGAAAACCAGAGCCTTTGACAAGGAAGCTTTCAGCCCTCCGTACGCTGGGAGCACGTCCCCCCCGGCATGCTGCTGCCTGCCGTTGACACCGGGGAGAAGCAGCCACCAAGTCCCGGGAAAACCTCTGGCAGTGCACGGGGCAGCCAGCGATGATCTCAGGCTCTCCTCTCCATGGACACGTCCTCAGAGCCTGACTTTAGGGAGCAAGAGTAATCTCCGCAGCATCCCTCTGCTACTCCCTCTTGGTGAGTAGAACAATTTCTCCCCTGCCAAAACTCTAGCTTCTAAACTCTTTGGAGAAAGCCAAAATCTGACCTTGGCAAAACTCTCTGTATTCCCTTCTGCCTGCATCCAAGACTAAAACTTTAACATGAACATGTAGCCATCATCATTGCCCAAAGATTCTCTTCCTCAAAACTGCAACGCCTCCGGTAAAGCTAACGGTGCCCCTGACACCACCGAACTATTTTGGGGGCAGTAGCTGctagaaaatattaaaacaggCAAATTGTTTTCCCGTTTTGAAGTTCCGGGAAAACCCTAATCTCCCCATGTAAATATACTGGCAGTCTCCTGATGCCTTAATGTGTGTCTTCTAAGTATTTGGAAGGAATTTGTATAATATGATCACTCATTCAGAATCCTCagaaaacagagctataaaaacGTTGACTCATTTTCTTTGCTAGCACATCATATTTATTATCTCAACAAGAATTCAAGACATACATGCATGCAGCATACACTGAAACATCCAGCCTGTATCCAAAATAGGCCTTCAGGAAAACAAGCTCATGCTGATACAATCATACAGCAGATCACTTGGAGAAGTAACACAAGGTCTCAGTGCCTAGGCAAGACATCAAGCTCTTGCTCTTATGCTGGCATTGGTCACTGGGATCTAGGTCTTTTTCCCAAGCTCACGGTGAATGAGAAACATAaaaacatttcatgaaaaataaatagtcaTTACGGATCTAGacaaaaaaatactgcagaactGCTCAACTCAGACATCTTGAGGATAACGCACCCCCCAAAGTTTCATAACATTCATGCCTGCTACAGCTTGAAATAGTGGTTGGGCTCTAGGAGCCTCACACCAAGCTTGCTATTGGATTTTAAAGCAGCACACATTGAGCAGAACACTTTTATTCAAATACAGTTCAGTTATTAATGTGAATattaatgctttattttcctgAGAGTCCCAGTCAGGCTAATCACTGTTTAGCTTCCTGAGGGCTTAGTAAGGACTCTGGGACTCCACCAAGCCCAGGGGCTGCACCAGGAGCCCTTCGGGTAAGTTCAGGACTTCCTTAACCAACAGCTGTGCTAAGTCGCACGCGGAGCTGGCCTGGAAGCTGGTGTTTGGCCTAACAGAAACTCTttgcatttactttttaatatctgaaaaaatGACTTCTGTACATGTCAGCAAAACATGTTACTTTGCAGTGCTAAGACGAATAACAATTATTCTTGAAACAGTATGTTCTCACTGAGGAGGCATTAGCTGGCTTAGAGGAGGGAGGAACTGGCCTCTGGTTCAAGCAAACGGCAAAGCTCCCAGTAGTGTCACTGGAACTGGGTTAAGCCCTATATACAGCAAGGAGACAAAGTCAGTCACCTTCTGCTAAGCAAAATCAGTGTCAACAAGTAATAGTCCCATAGTCAGTCGTGATGGAGTTTAAAGAGCTAAGTAATGACAATTTTGCAAAGACAGATTCAGAAGAACTAACTGAAAAATTCATTATAAATGTAAACGAGAATTCACTGGGCAGGAATGTAATTTGAACTGACCCAGGATTCAAAAGGTACAAATACGCACCCCTATCAAATGCAAAAGTATTTATATGCCAAAGCAGAGAGTAGTAAGAGAAGCAAGAATATGACTTCAAATTACTCTTCCTGTTACATCTCCTAAAAGAGATGGTTATTTTGCATATGTCTGCATACTGACTCAAAGGCAATTACAAAACATGTTCAGGCACAGCCATTTTCTTGCTAGTTTACACCCCTGAAGAATACTGTTCAAGGTCCCGTCTGACATTCGTGACCAGCAGCGCTGCTGTTTGCCCTGCTGCCAGCCAAGCCAGCGTTGCAGCAGCTCCCTCAAAGCCAGCCCAGTGCAGCCCTTCGGTGAGACACGCACAACACATTGCCATCCACTGGATGAATTACAGCAGCTTCTCCCTTCCAGAACCGAAATGAAGCTGccatgaaatgaaacagaaataaagtatAAGGGAAAAGCTTCCACCTAAAAGTATCATTGCACATTCAGGAATCCAAGGTTACTTTCTTGCACTAACATTCACTTTCGTTGACATTATTTCTTTAAAGAGAGGTAgttgctttctttgaaaaaaataatgttctcaAGAAAAACCTCAGATTTAACCTTAACATCCACTTCTATAGATAAGTTACTGTTACTTATAAAAATACACTGCACTACTGTATTGTTCTCAAGAAATTCTCTTTAATATTGAAAGAATCCTTTCACCAAATGCACATACCTCAATACctgtatttctctgtgtaataTATACTTATCTATATCCCTTTTCATATTTAATGATATACTAAAGTATGCTTCACTCAGTGATGCACTAAGTATTTCCTTTATTATCAGAAAGCATTACACTTTCTTTTAGTTAATAGGATGTATTTTTGTCATGATTTGAACAGTTCTTCATACTACTTTTTGAGGCTAAACATATAACAGCCGATTAATAGTTCCATGAAATACTTATCTCATGCAAGTGgggtgcatatatatatatatatatatatatatataatatatgtaaatatatatacacacatatatataaaatataatatagaCTAGAATTATGCAACATCTTGTTAATTCACAGAATCATAATTATTAGTCAGTGAAGCAACATCCTATAACAAATAacctttcagtaaaaaaaaagttttaatttaatgAGTGAGATAATCCCAACACCAGATCCCTGTCCAGCAGAATCGATGCTTTAGGAAAGAAGAACAGTTGGAAACGAGGCAGCCGGCTTTCGCACCGCGTTACGGGATCCTGTCACCCAAGAGACGGACGGGTTTGGCTTGCTCCGGAGGTGCCGCGGCCCCGACGGCAGCGCGGGCGACCGCAGGGTCAGGAGCTCCGCGTGGCCTGACCTCGGTTTCCACCCGGCATTCCCAAATAGCTGTGTATCCCTGGGATAGCTGTAGCATGGTCCAAAGAAATCACATTTTGATGGCCTTCATTCAGCGGCTGCAGGCAGCGAAACGCAACGGGATTTGCTCCATCTCCCCGGCGTAAGTGAAGTCTCTCGTTGCAAAGGCGCGAGGCCAGGTCTCGCCAgcttccccgcgccgccgctcacgTCTCCGGGCAGAACAGCTTCGCGAGAAGGTTGAGGATCTTCTGGCGCAGGTTCCACTTGTCCCCGATGCGGCGCAGCTGCACGGCGCACTCGGCCACCGCTTCCTGCTCTGCAAAGCACGAGACACAAGCCCTCAGCGCCGGCAGCGTCCCGCGCCCGTGCCGCGACTCCAGGAGCCTCTGgtattttttaagagtttttattCTAGAAGGCATCTCCTCTGGGTTCAATTTCTTACAGGGGCCGGTAATTTCAGCAAaactctttttttatatatatataatttttattctaGAGGAGATCTTTTCTAGGTTTGAATTTttacagcaatttttaaaattgtctcctagcaatttttcaaaattaagaatCCCTCCCCCCCGGTTGGACCCTGTTCTCCCcctgccgccggggccccccggggcgccctgccccgcgctgcccccaggCCGCGGGCGCTGGCCGCGGCCCCGGTGCTGGAGCGCggtcggggcggcggcgcggcggagacccccctcccctcccttcccctcccctcccctcccctcccctcccccgagGACCCCCCCGCCGTACCTGCCGGGGTGGCGGGCGGCGCGCTCTTGCGCACGGTCCTGGCGGGCATCATgccggcggcgcggtgcggcgcggctcGGGGCTGTACGgtacggcgcggcgcggcgcgggctggcGCGCGAATGAGGGCGGCGCGAGCCGGCGCGCGCCTaagaggaggaggcggcggcgggggtttCCCCGCGGCGGTGACGTGCGGCGGCGGTGGGGGAA
Encoded here:
- the PMAIP1 gene encoding phorbol-12-myristate-13-acetate-induced protein 1, with amino-acid sequence MMPARTVRKSAPPATPAGTQEAVAECAVQLRRIGDKWNLRQKILNLLAKLFCPET